The Corylus avellana chromosome ca11, CavTom2PMs-1.0 genome contains the following window.
AGTTGCGGTTATGGCTGGATTATGCAAAAGAGCATATGCAAATGCGAATTCTAAATTTTGATCTCTACAAAGTGCAAATACGGAATAAGGGTATTGCCTAAAGGAAACTTGTCCTCATTTTTAAATGGAGGTATCTTTTTGCAAATCCAATAAATTTATGCTCCGtttattttgatgtaaaatatcTTCCATCGGAAAATGTAAAACGTTTTTCAATATTTGGCACGaaatcactatatatatcattgaattatattaaatttaaaattccgaaaatgtcattattaagTCTCGATAGTGTCCTAACCAAGTCTTGGCATTGTCATGACTAGGTTTCTACGATGTCCCAGTGAGTCATGACCGAGTCCCATTGGTATCCCGGTCGAGTCCAAACTGAGTCCTAATAGTGTCCTAGTCAGGTCCCAAACGAGTATCGATGGTGTCCTAATTGAGTCTTGGTCATGTCACTACGGGGTCCCAACCGAGTCCTAACAGTGTCTCGGCAAGGTCCCGATGGAGTCTCGATCAGGCATTAGCGAATACCAATTGAGCCCAGCAAGCTCCTAACTCAATCTTGGTTGGGTCTTGGCAGGGTCCCGACAGTGTCTCAATCTGGTATGAGATAGTCCCAATTGAGTCCCAACGAGGTCCTGACCAAGTCTTGGTTGGGTCTCGATGGGGGCTTCGGTTAGGTCTCAACAGTGTTCTAACCAGGTCTTGACGATGTCTTTGTCGGGTCCTAGAGATGTCTTAGCGAAGTCCCGACAGTGTCTCAATTAGGTATTGGTGGGGTCCCGATTAAGTCCCGACAATGTCCTAATCGAGTCCTGGTTGAGTCTCggcgggtcccggttaggtATCAGCAGTGTTATAACCAGGTATCAATGATGCCTTGGTTGAGTTCTGTCTAGGTCTAAGTGGGTTTTGACCATGTCCCACCGGTGTCCCAACTGGGTCCCAGCAACGTCTTGGATGGGTTTGTCGATTTGAAAATCATATACTCAAACtcataaaatggtttatggtttaaaaaaatggaaaccatttttcataatttaaagaggcttttttcattaaaaccgagaaatattttatgttgacttttattttacattgcacaaaacactaaaaaatacaaaatatatttttcaaaaatcattttacgccgaaacaaacgAATTCATAGACTTATGTGGATTtcacataaatttaatgatggaTTCGCCAATTCATAATATGAAATTGGtgaaaaataagatgaaataatgatttttattatttttcaactaTAGGCCATTAATTGTTGTGGATTTCCATCCGTGTTAAATTACTGATGTGAccctatttgattaaaaaaaatggggtaaAGTCCATATACTCCCTCCAACTACtacttaattgacaatgtttatcccaaacttttaattgtgacaatgtcccccaaaactacaaaaacattgtcaatgtcccccaatgacgaaactactcttagtaaaataaaaacaaaaaatactaaaactttgagaaaaaacccaaaaagaaaaaagaaaatataaaatccaaattttaaaaattttaaaaaattgaaaattttcatttaaaaaaaataaaatttttcgttttttaaaacataatttaaaaaaaaaaatcgtttatttttaataaaaaatttggtttaaaaaaaaaaaaagcatttccgtttttttaaaaaaaaatcttttttttaaaaaaaaattaattaattttttaaaaaaatttataaatgtatttttgtcttattgagaaatttataagggtatttgtGTATTTTTGCTAGTATTGGGGTGTActttgataatgttttgatagtttagagagacattaaaatttgaaaaaacattgtcaattaggtggtagtttgaagaggtatatgaattaaaaaaaataaaaaaaaataaaaaaatttgagtatGTTTTCTCGACCACGTTCGTAAGGGCAGCTGCCGACGTAGTCCAAGAGGTTTTGGAAAACTAATTTATCCCTCTCCCTAGAACCCTTCGGCCCTGTCGTCAAATCCTGAAATCCCCATCTCCCAATAACCTCATAATGCTTGCAAGGTTCACTCCCATCTTGGAACCTGCCTAATCTCCCAAATAACCTGATAACGCTTTGAAAGTTCACTCCCATCTTCGACCTTGCCTAAGCAGATCGAGCCACCAATTCGATTCGAAGAGGGCGATCAAGCCTACGACGTCTCACGCTCATTTTGAGGGTCAATCCTTGCTCTCACTCCTTTGATTTAAGGGTTAGTGTTTCGTTGAAACGGTGTTTGTTTCCCCGATCTAGGGTTAGGATTTCATTATTTTGAGCTTCAACATTGCTGGTCAGTTAGgtatttcttttaataaatttatttaattatgtgttatttttttggatTGGGTTTGCTTTTGATATTATTTGTGAAAGTTGGTTTGATATATTTATTTGCTCGCAAATGGGAAATATCTGATTTGTATGCTCTGCATGGTCTCCAAGAATTGgtcgaaaaagaaaagaaattaacttATGGATTTTAATTCACTCTTTATGTTCTGCTTCAGTTAGAAGGCAAATGagttttagaaaaatgaaaaaaaagaaaaaaaagaaaaaaaaaaaggagctagTTGTGACTAAgggtgttaagagagcaagccgcttGCGAGTGAATTCGGGCTAAACTCGTGCTCgactcaaatattaaatgaagtgtTTTGTGAACACGAAtcttggctcgaatattaaatgaagcaagctcGGTTCGACTCGGCTAAACTCGTGAGCAAGCTCATATAAGGCTCGTCTTGTTTATTAGGCTcgactcgtatattttttaataagtaacaaataacaatatatagtaaacattactcaataataacaaatatattatatacctttgtttttttgttatttatgcatatgtgtttatatatatgtaaatattatataaacacacacacacacacatatatatatatactagtggGGATAGCACTAGCAATGCACGTGCTTGGTTCTCAGtgttaaaatatgagaaatagtTAATTTACATAGCACACAAAATCATTCGCTTGTGGAAATCGATCAATCTTCGTTTGATAGCTCTTCAACAGTAGTAATATTGAATCTTTGGCATGGTCCTTCACGTCCATCAATCAATGTAATTCTTAGCCGAATAATGAATTGTTGGTTTGAATAAAGTCTTGCAAGACTTTCTATATCAGTAATGCCCtcttatttataggagaataaAAGTAAGATAGGTTTGATGAATCATAAAAACAATGAGGAAAATTCATGTTGTAAAGGTTCGACAAGAAGTTGAAGGTATTTGTTGGTACTATTAAAAAAGTGGAAGATATTGATAACGTATATTCATAATATTGagtaacaaaaatattttttgagccatgacaattttaattttgatttttttctcggTGCTGTattacattaatttatttgctgAGCATTGGAAGAACTTTTTTGCATCTTCGCCAAACAAAGATGCGACTAACAAACCAGTTGCATCATGTAATTTCACATGTACATGACATCTAAAATCATATCAtaaaacatagaagaaaaaaatttagggatatgatgttaaaagtataaaatttgttcattttatatttccaaattaaagaaaagtcATGTAGAAGTAGATTGTTCATACCGTGGTTGTCCAAAAACATTTGTTTCCATGCAGTTTAAACAAGCAAATGTTTCATTAACTTCTACACATATAGTTTTGCTACATTTGTTGCAGGCCATGTACCAAAAATGTTATTGCAAGTTGTTGACAATGATTTTTGCTTTGACCTAAAAGATGGAGTGCTACATTCATTATTTgttggagtttataattttgatACAATTGTTTTTTGCAATAAGGTAAATATAGAAAGTTGATTATATATGAGTTTGTGAGAAAGGATATGTAAGATTTTTATACAACTCATCATGGACCAATAGCTtagacttttcttttgtttacgGATGCTGCTTTTAAATTTCAGCATTCCAATTCATTTCACTGAAAATTTAAGCATTATTGGAGAATCCACTCGTATTTCTCGATCTTACCTCTTTGCTCTGgacaatcaaagaaaaaaaaaatttaacaaaacccatcaaatttcacataggaaaaataaaaaatttaactattaaAGTCATACTCTGATATCTTTGATACACCTCTgtatcaaacaaaacccaccaagaGAATTGTGAAAAACCCACCAAACTCAAGAAACCCAGAGAGCACAACAGAAAGTAAACCCTcaccttctctttctttcatcgTTACTGTGCATGAACCGCACCAAATCTCTGTTAAACGCATCTTCCAAAACGGAATAACACAagcaaactaacaaaaaaaaaatccaaacaaaacccacgaaaaaaaattatgaagcacataaataagctctaccaaaaaagaaatcaacttttttttatgaatccttgCCTCTTTCATACACCCGTTTCAAACAAAATCCACCCAAAAAATCGTCAAAAATTCATACAAAACcgaccgaaaaaaaaaaaaaaaaaatgaagcacataaataaacactacaaaaaaaagaaatcaactttttttttttaattatttttatgaatgattacctctttgatacacctgtttcaaacaaaacctaccagaaaaattgtcaaaaatccctacaaaacccacaaagaaactcatcaagcacataaataaataatattaaaaaataaatcatttttttttttaataaatcctTACCTAGACTGCGacttctcctctctctttctttcaccgTTGGTGTGCAACAAAATCGACCGAAACAATTGTGAAAAACTCATACAAAACTGAGGAAAGAATGTTGAACAATTAAAATCATTTCAAGTTGGTCTCACGTTATAGGATCCAAATCGTCTTTGTTGGAGCCCAACCGCCGGATTTGTTGAGAGAGCTGGAGCCGAAGTGAAATCGCTGTTATTTtctgagaaagaaagagagagggagagaagcgattcaaaacaaaaatgaggaaagaaaattgaacaataaaaattatttgaagtTGGTCTCACGTTACCAGATCCAAACCGTCTTTGTCGGACCCCAACCGCCGGATTTGTTGAGAGAGCCGGAGCCGTAGTAAAATCGTCATTTTATGAGAAACAGAAATAGGGAGAGAAGCGATTcggaaagagaaatgcttgtaagggtgcgtttgggaatgtgtttttaaaaaaataatctgcgattttaaaccaaattgcaattttagggtgtttgggattgcgattttaaaaacgcaaattttaaaatcgcaaaaaaatctgcgatttccataagctgattatagggtgcttatttgaaaaagtgcgaatttaaaacaaaattacgatttatattaaaaagatatttgacaCAATACCTATCTTTTTTAGAatgggaatgaaaaaaataccaagaatacccacctaaaatatattaaaacttttattttctctttttttattttttcttcattctctctatcttgttcatccttattggtaatttggtcatgaaactgcaattatatgctaatgttatccaaacactcaattgataaaaaaaagtattttttagtatgttttaccaaacacctgtacgattttaaaaagtagcaatttttaaaatcgcacttattgaaatcacactcccaaacgggccctaatAAAAAGTCCATATTTTGGCAATAAATGTCACGTGGCAAgcattttaaaatgaaaagaaatatcTGTTCTCTCTCCTACAGGCTTGTTAACCCCAACTGGGTTAACCagcctttttattaaaaaaagaaaaagaaaaacgcGTACCCCTCCCACCCACattgttagagcattcccagcagactccctataagggagtctgttccctaaatttagggaatatgtctaaaaaattgcaaaaaacgtcccacagcagattccctatatggttccttaaaccatcagctgctacagttgaacccaatgttttgggttcaactgtagcgaTCCACATGcttattaaattagaaaaaaaatattctctctcctctctcctcccGTCTCACGTCTCTctcacctctctttctctctctcgcaccACCAAACCAGAGATCAAACCAGACGTCTCTTTctcacctctctttctctctctcgcaccACCAAACGATCAAACCAGAAACCCAGATCGATCAAACGAGATATTTCATACCGAATCAGAGATTTTAGGGATTTCAGACCAGAGATTTCAGAcccataaatcaaatcaaaccaaagaaacccataaatcaaatcaaagacaCAAGGCGTCAAGGTATGTGAGCGCCGATTGGGTCGCAGTTGGATGGTGTCACGTTGTGCGAGGGGCTGGAGTCGCTGTCGATAAAGAACTCGGCGGAGTTGGACGACATGGGGTTGATAGCGATCGCGAGGGGGTGttggaaattgaagaaatttgaggTGGTTGGGTGCAAGAGGATCACAGGGACAGGAGTGAGGACATTAGCTTCCTTGTtgggagaagaagaaaaggaagaaattacgggaagaagaaatgggttgCTGCTGTGCTGCGCTGCAtcggaaagaaagaagaagtaaatatgaaggagagagaaagtataaattaaaggaataaaatataaaaaaagtaaaataaaaatataatattttaatgatatagggaagtATTTAAGGAAGCTATTGGGGAGTAAATTGATATaaggaagtaaaaagtagtttggatccttaaatttGAGGAATATGATCGggtagctgctgggaatgctcttatccggccttctctcttccattcccctctctctctctttctcccaaTAGGCTTGTTAACCCAACCGGGTTCTCCTACAGGCTTGTTAACCCAACCGGGTTAACCagcctttttattaaaaaagaaaaagaaaaacgcGTACCCCCTTCCCACCCACATCGTTACCCAGCCTTCTCTCTCccattcctctctctctctctctctctctttctccccccccccccccatatCCGGCTGCCGCCCAAATTCGCCGCCAGTCACCCATCCAGCGCGGCCACAATCCACCGCCCCTGCCACCACGAAGAAGAATCAGGGCTGATCATACAAAAACTGGCAGGCCGACCACTACCCTAACCTGACATTTGAGGTAGGCTGAATGGATATAGGATTTGTTGGGCTGAAATCTTGATGGGTTTTCTTGTTAGGACCGATTATAGTAagattttgtggttttttttgtttgatttaaaacatgggtaagaatttttgggtatattttgtttgtcattGGGTAACCGATATGGGTTTGGTTCTAATTTTgtgatttctttaatttttacggaatttggatgattgattTTCGGATGGAAGGTTGATTTTTGTTGAGTACCAATTTCCTTGGTCgatgtgttgaattttttgggGAATTTTAAGCCGAATGGATTTAGGAGAAGTTTCTTCGGTTATTCtttggttttatatatatatatagagaacccaaatttaacctaactatcatctctgatctctccattctctcgactctcctctcacagtctccaccatcctcctcgcctcctatctctgttgccgctcccaccactcccccagtgcccccaacagcaacaaccaccaccaccgcagcaaccacacacctcgacgcctggctgaagctgaacggctcgtgcccggtttccaggaacttgccgctgccaaccccgctgtccacgccgctctcggaggtcgtttcactcttgcagtacgccgcggatcggaggcggaggaggtgataagatttgtgggtttttcttttctttttgggtttttttttctccgtttcttcttgggtggtgggtggtttggggttttgccgtttgatgtgtttgtttggttgaccagaaaaatgtgtaaatatttttggatagataggtattggggtttctgttttttactgaattattgtttgtgtttgatgaaattagagCAGAAAAAGTATCTTTGTCTTATTAAACAGGTGGGTGTTGGTCTTTCACATAATATTGAATTCTAGGATTGAATCATTTTTGCCAAATACATGTACATATACATCCCAAAATTAATTgggcttgagctcgagctcgaatagggttccaaccctatcgagccgagctcgagcaacATTTCTAGGCTcgtgtcgagctcgagctcgagcctggcctCAAAGTAAAGGAGCCGAGCCCGGACAAGCCAAGCTCGGCTTGTTTACACCCCTAGCTCGTGCCTAATAGAAATAGAACTAGTCGGATTCTGTTGTTACAAATGAGTTTTGGGTTATATATTTTCCTGATGAAAGGTTTACTATCTACTTGCATCTCTGCACGAATtgattttccattatttttggGGGTTTATTTGCAGGTCCTCACCATTGAAGCTCTATTGGGTTTTTCGATATTGAATAGCTTATTAACATGGCGGCTTTGAAGGAACTTCTTCCGGCTGCGAAATCAACCACAACTTCAATTTATGATCACTCCAATGATCCATGGTTCAAGCAGAGATTTAGTTCCTCTGAGGCGGAAAAATCCTCTGTTGTCAAGCTCAATCCTGTGCCTCCTTACTTGAAGCGTGCGGGTTTTGTTCCTCGAAAGGTAGAGGATTTTGGGGATGGGGGCGCATTTCCAGAGATTCACGTAGCTCAGTATCCTCTCGACATGGGTAGGGACAGATCATCAAAGCCCGGATCGAAGATTCTTCCTGTTACTGTTGATGCCCATGGCAATGTTGCCTATGATGCGATTGTGAAGCAGAATGAGAATGCGAAGAAGATTGTTTACTCGCAGCATAAAGATCTGATACCAAAGGTTCTGAAGAATGATAGTGACGAGACAGAAGCTGATGAGGAGATTCAGAAAGAGATTGAGGAGACTACACAAGAGACAAAAGCTGCACTTGAAAAGATTGTGAATGTGAGATTGAGTGCGGCACAGCCAAAAAATGTACCAAAGCAGTCCACTGAAACAAAGTTTATCAAGTATAAGCCATCACAGCAATCGGCAGCATTCAACTCAGGTGCTAAGGAGAGGATAATCAGTATGATGCAGATGCCTGTGGATCCACTTGAACCTCCTAAGTTCAAGCATAAGCGCGTCCCAAAGGCTTCAGGGTCCCCGCCTGTGCCGGTGATGCATTCTCCTCCTCGGCCTGTGACTGTGAAGGATCAACAAGATTGGAAGATCCCACCTTGTATTTCAAATTGGAAGAACCCGAAAGGTTATACGATCCCACTTGATAAGCGTCTTGCAGCTGATGGTAGAGGCCTTCAAGATGTTCAGATCAATGATAACTTTGCAAAGCTTTCAGAAGCTTTGTATGTTGCAGAGCAGAAGGCTCGAGAAGCAGTAGCCATGAGATCAAAGGTTCAAAAGGAGATGATGATGAAggagaaggaaaggaaagagCAGGAACTGAGGGCGCTTGCTGAAAAAGCACGTGCTGAGAGAACTGGTGTGGCACCCCCGGCGGCTATTCCAATCCATTCTGAGAAGAGAGCCATGGACAGTTCTGATATGAGAGTTGATTATGAGCCTGCTAGGGACAAAGAGAAGGATTTCCCAAAGGAGAGTAGGGAGGAAAGGGAAGAACGAGTTCGACGCGAGAAAATTCGCGAGGAGCGGCGccgagagagggagagggagagaaggtTGGAGGCCAAGGATGCTGCGATGGGAAAGAAGAGCAAGATCACAAGAGATAGAGATCGTGATATCAGTGAGAAGGTTGCTCTTGGCATGGCTTCTACTGGAGCAGGAAGAGGAGGAGAGGTTATGTATGACCAAAGACTGTTCAACCAGGAGAAAGGGATGGACTCTGGATTTGCCACTGATGACCAGTACAATGTGTATGACAAGGGTTTGTTTACTGCTCAGCCAACACTGTCAACCCTTTACAGGCCAAAGAAAGATGCCGATGCTGAGATGTATGGAGGTGCAGATGAGCAGTTGGAGAATATCATGAAGACTGATCGCTTCAAGCCTGACAGGGGCTTTACAGGTGCTGCTGAAAAAGCCGCTCCAAGAGATGGGCCAGTTGAGTTTGAGAAGGTGGCTGAAGAGGCTGATCCATTTGGACTGGATCAGTTCTTGACAGAGGTGAAGAAGGGTAAGAAAGCCCTCGAGAAAGTTGGTACTGGAGGGACAATGAAAGCAAGCGCAGGGTCTTCAATGAGAGATGGCTATGAAGGAGGAGGAGGTTCCAGTAGAACTCGTATTGGGTTTGAAAGGGGGCGTTAattagctttctttctttctttgcttctcTCTCCTTCTTGGTTGGACTCGTAGTAAACGAGTTCTTAGTGTCACTTGTCTTATTGCTCAATCAGCTTGTAGTTGCAAAAACGAATCCTAGCTCTTTGAAGCGGTTGTATGaggatattatttttgtttgcttACCAATGTACTATTTTCCTTTATTAGTTGCAAATAAGCTACTATTTCTCATTTGCTGCTCGTGCTATACATGCTCGTCAATTAGAAATGTTGTCTTAAACCAATATTCATTTAAGTGGTGCAGTGGGCTTGAAACTACAATGCATCTATAGGGTAAGTAGTAGCGTACTATGGCTTTGAAGCTGATGACTTATTCTGTTTCACTTCCTTCGCTATATACTGTGCATGAGACTAGGAAGCCTATATGAGTTGTTTGTAACGTGTCAGGAGACTGTATGTGTTTTTTGAATAGGTAACCGAGCAGGGACTCTCAGCTTTAGATAAATTAGATGCACCATACACGTTGGCTAGAAAAGCTAAGTTTGAATTGTTTTAGGTATcagtttgtttgatttgttaaattttttctatGTGAAGTTGTGAGCTTTCAGAGCTGGCACCAATCTATTAGTTTGCCTTTTAAGATCATTTTGTGGTTTGgttatgcctttttttttagGCTATTCAGTAGTTTCCGCCTTTCCTTGCCTTTTTTGGGTACAAAATTCAGCTCACACtcaagttgtttttctttttggctgaTGCAGCCTTCAGTTCAGTACCTAGGTTGCACTGCCAGGTAATTTACTCCTACTAGATTTATGAGCTCCATTCAGCCCCTCCTGCTCAGGCTTTCTAAATCACAGCCACCCAAATTCCTCACAAATTTTTCCCATCTCAATCAAAGCCTCTCAACAACTAGTAGCGCCCCCTTTGACACTCAATTCAATGCTGAATCTCCAACAAACGTGGGACCCTATGACTCAACTCAAGATCCAGCAAAAATCATTGCGACCCAATTGCCAAATTGCAGTAACTTACTAGAAGTTCATCAAATTTATGCACATATTCTCCGGACCCAACTCCTAGATTTGTACCCTGCACCATTTCATTGGAACAACATTATAAGATCATACACCAGGCGAGATGCTCCTAGCAAAGCGCTTTGTGTCTACGTTGCCATGTCACGAGCCGGGGTCTTGCCCGATTCTTATACGCTTCCAATCATCTTGAAAGCCGTGTGTCAACTTTTTGCCACTGAGATTGGTCAACAGCTTCATTCTGTGGCCATAAGGCTCGGGCTGGAGTCCAACGAATACTGTGAGAGTGGGTTCATCAACTTGTACTCAAAAGCGGGAGAATTTGAAAATGCGCATAAGGTGTTTGAGCAAAACCGTGAGAGAAAGTTGGGTTCTTGGAATGCAATTATAGGAGGCCTTTCTCAAGGTGGGCGTGCCAAAGAAGCGATAGAAATGTTCGCGGAGCTAAGGAAATGTGGGTTCCTTCCAGATGACGTGACTCTGGTTAGTGTAATATCGGCTTGTGGAAGTCTTGGGGACTTGGGTTTGGCTCTTCAATTGCATAAATGCGCTTTCCAAGCTAAACCCATTGAAAAACCAGACATTTTGATGTTGAATTCGCTTATAGACATGTATGGAAAATGTGGTCGGATGGACTTGGCATACAAAGTATTTTCGAGGATGGAGCAAAGAAATGTATCGTCTTGGACATCCATGATTGTGGGTTATGCGATGCATGGGCATGTGGATGAAGCACTAGAAAGCTTCCGGTGCATAGAGAGGCAGGAGTGATGCCAAACCACGTGACTTTTGTTGGGGTGCTTAGCGCTTGCGTGCATGGTGGGACGGTGCAAGGGGGAAAACATTACTTCGATACGATGAAGAATGTTTATGGGATAATGCCCCAATTGCAACATTACGGGTGCATGGTGGATTTGCTTGGCCGTGCAGGGTTGTTCGAGGAGGCTAGAGAAATGATAGAGGGGATGCCGATGAAGGCGAACTCAGTAGTATGGGGGTGTTTGATGGGTGCCTGTGAGAAGTATAGGAATGTGACGATGGGGGAGTGGGTGGCTAAGCACTTGCAAGAATTGGAACCTTGGAATGATGGGGTTTATGTGGTTTTATCAAATATCTATGCCAGCAGAGGTTTGTGGAAAGAGGTTGAAAGGGTAAAGAGAGGTTATGAAGCAGAGAAGTCTTGATAAGATTCCTGGCTATAGCTTGGCAACCAGTTcatagtgaatttaatcatttaaattattatttatccaaaaaacttGAGTTGAcagaaaaatatgaatttaatcgtttattttatgttctaataattatatgagaaatgagaaaggaaaataaaatcacCTGTGGAGCA
Protein-coding sequences here:
- the LOC132165396 gene encoding SNW/SKI-interacting protein A, producing MAALKELLPAAKSTTTSIYDHSNDPWFKQRFSSSEAEKSSVVKLNPVPPYLKRAGFVPRKVEDFGDGGAFPEIHVAQYPLDMGRDRSSKPGSKILPVTVDAHGNVAYDAIVKQNENAKKIVYSQHKDLIPKVLKNDSDETEADEEIQKEIEETTQETKAALEKIVNVRLSAAQPKNVPKQSTETKFIKYKPSQQSAAFNSGAKERIISMMQMPVDPLEPPKFKHKRVPKASGSPPVPVMHSPPRPVTVKDQQDWKIPPCISNWKNPKGYTIPLDKRLAADGRGLQDVQINDNFAKLSEALYVAEQKAREAVAMRSKVQKEMMMKEKERKEQELRALAEKARAERTGVAPPAAIPIHSEKRAMDSSDMRVDYEPARDKEKDFPKESREEREERVRREKIREERRRERERERRLEAKDAAMGKKSKITRDRDRDISEKVALGMASTGAGRGGEVMYDQRLFNQEKGMDSGFATDDQYNVYDKGLFTAQPTLSTLYRPKKDADAEMYGGADEQLENIMKTDRFKPDRGFTGAAEKAAPRDGPVEFEKVAEEADPFGLDQFLTEVKKGKKALEKVGTGGTMKASAGSSMRDGYEGGGGSSRTRIGFERGR